AGCATGAGATGACCGAGATCCTGAACTCGGTCGTGAAGACCAGCAGAGAGTCTGCTTTCAACCAAAGTGAGGAAATGAGAAACATCATGCAGGCCTATGCGAAGCACCGAGAGGTCAGCGCCCAGGAGGCAGTGGCTCGCACGTGCAGCTTGCCCCTGAAAAAGTGCTCGCGGTCTGTGATTTTCCTCTCGACGGACGAGGAAGCCATGAAGATGAGTCTTCCTATGAGTCGCCTGAAGGACATGGCACCTGACTCTGAAGAGGTCTGGATGTTGGGGGTACCTGACAAGTACCTGTTCAGACCAAAGACTCTCGAGTTTCAGGGGATGTGCCTGGCTGAGTTTGCATCAGACTATCGGGTAGTCTACGGCGAGCAAGCACAGGGCCCCAGTGCCATTGCCCTTTTGTGTGACAAAGGACATATTGCCAAGAGGACAGCCGGAAAACCAGCAGTCGTTCGATATGCGCGCTTCTCTGAGACCAAGGCGCCAGAGAAACATTTCAGACGACTGCTAAAGCTGTACCTCCCCCACCGATCTGACGACGAACTCAACGACGGGGGTCGCACCTCGTACGAAGAGTTTTACAAATCCCGACACGACGTCAAGGACATCGTTGAGCACAACAGGAAGCGATTCGAGGGACGAGGCGCAGGCATGGATAAGGCACTCCAGAACGTCCAGTTCGGTCCGGTCCTCAACGCTTGGAACACCTTCGCACCCGAGGTTGAGGCGGAACGGCAGGAGTGTCTTGAGCTCCGTGAAAAGATCCCAGACGAGCAGGACGAAGACGCCGTGCCCGACTTTGAAGACCTGAATGTCGGTGAACCCGTTCCCCGAATCGAGGCGCCTCGGTTAAGTCCAGACTTTGTCCGCAAGATGTTTCAGAGTCTGAACGAGACCCAGGCGTGCGTCTTCTACGCTGTGCGCCAGTGGTGCCTTCGGCGTGTGTGGGGCCAAGATCCAGAACCGTTCCACTACTTTGTCTCTGGTGGAGCTGGTTGCGGTAAGTCCCACGTCATCAAGTGCATTCATGAGGAAGCAACGAGGATTCTGCGGCAGCTCCCGAGATTCCGGGACGCAGCTGACATGTCCCAGCCCACTGTCCTTCTGACTGCCTTCACGGGCACGGCAGCCTTTAACATCGCGGGCAAAACGTTGCACTCTGTCCTTAAGCTTCCCAGGTCCCTGGAACCGCCGTACCAGGGCCTGGGCAATGCACTTGATGAACTTAGAGCAACTTTGTCTTCGGTGGAAATTCTCATCATCGATGAGATTTCCATGGTTTCCAAGAAGCTGTTTGCCTACGTCAACTGGCGATTCCAGCAGCTCAAAGGAAACCGAAGACCTTTTGGCGGCATTTCCGTTCTTGCAGTCGGCGACTTTTACCAGCTGCCGCCGCTGGGCAGGGCCAAGCCGCTCTGTGTCTACGAGGAGACAGAGTTCGATCTCTGGAGAGAGCGCTTCACCATGGTCAACCTCACTGAGATCATGCGCCAGAAGGATGACCGAGCGTTCGCCGAACTCCTCAATCGACTGCGTGTCAAGCGCAAGCAAGATCCTCTGTGCGCTGCGGACAGAGGCTTGCTCATGAGAGCCGTCTCTGATGGCAAAGATTGCCCGCCAGGAACGCTGCACGTCTTTGCCACCAACAAGCAGGTAGATGGTCACAACGCAGCCACCGTGGCCTCCCTGCTTAAAGGGGACGTCAAAATAGCGGCCGAGGACTACAGGAAGGATGTCGCTACCGGCAGGAAGGTGCCTGTGCCCAACATCAAAGGCACCAAGAGAGATTTGCCTGACAGCATAATGGCAGCTGAAGGAGCAAGAGTTATGCTGATCAGGAATCTCAACGTGGAGGATGGCCTTGTCAATGGAACCTTTGGGACCATCTCCACCATTCTGCCTGACAGACGTGACCCTAAAGTCGTGAGCTTTCTTGGACTTAGACTGGATAATACCACAGCAGGACAGACTCTCCGCAAAAAGCTTCTGGGCCCCTCGGACGACTTGGTGTACGTCGAGAGATCCGAGGAGAGCATCGGTCGCAAGGGCGGAGTCGTGAGACGTCAGTTCCCCGTCAAGCTGGCCTTTGCGTGTACAGCCCACAAAGTTCAGGGAATGACGGTGACGTCGGCTGTCGTGAGCCTGAAACGCATGTTTCAGCCAGGCATGGCGTATGTGGCGCTTAGTCGCACCACTTCGCTTCAGGGTCTCACCATCACTGATTTTGATGAGACAAAAATCTATGCCGACCCTGCCATTACGACAGCTTTGGAAGACATGCGCAGCGCGAGTTTCCAGAGTGTTACTCCGCTGTTGCACCGCTTCAACCGGACGGAGCGACCAGACGCAGAGGTGACAATCGTCCATCATAACACCCAAGGGCTTCCATCTCACATGGTGGACCTGAAGTTGCATCACGAACTCAGGTTGGCAGATGTGCTTTGTCTCACCGAGACACATCTGTCAGGGTCCTCTGTATCCTCGTCCTTTGATCTGGAGGGATACACTGTGTTTCACCGCAGCAGACAGGCGTGTTACACCACGTGCAGGGACATGGCGTCAAAGGCCGGGGGTGGAGTTGCCGTGTACTGCAGGAGCGCTCTGATGGCGGAGGCGCCGAGCTGCATGGGACGTGTCACAGATCTGGAATGTCTGGTCGTGAAGGTTGAGGTCCCAGTCAAAGTGCTAATAGCAACTGTGTATAGACCTCCAGATTTTGGTTTGCAAAAGTTTCTGCCAAACCTCAACGCTCTCTTGGACACATTGGAACTGTTGGATCACCACCCtattgttgtttgtggtgaCTTCAACGAAGACCTCCTTTCGAGAGGCAAAAAAAGCATAAGAGATGCACTTCTGTCCAGAGGCTACAACCAATTGATCACAGAGTCTACCACAGACAAGAACACTGTGAttgatcacatttacatttcccaacctgagaaatgtgttcagtcagGTGTTCTCCAAACGTATTATAGCTATCACAGCCCGGTCTATTGCATTTTGACTGGCTAAAGCCTCACCAGCCAACACTGATTTTGTGTCACACACTCACTTTGTGACACATCAGCGTGTTGTGCTGTCCGATTTTACAGTTGTGTCACACGTTTTTCATGTggcacattgttctgctgtgttttgttcttgCTCTGATTTGTTCTTTGAGTTCCAGGCCTGAGGGGGTCCAGGAGGTGCAGTGGTGAGATCAGACGTCCTCCCACAAGTCCCCTCCTCTCGGACGCCCAGTCCTTTTGGAAGTCTTCTACAGCCTCCCCATAGGCATGTCTCAGGTAGGAACAAGTGTTCAATAGATATTCGTTCTAATCGTGCACATTAATTTActtaattgttgaaaaatgtcaaactaattGATTTTAATTTGCCACTCTTGATTGTTCACCTTTTAGAATTTGGACTTGGCTTCCTGTGGTCCAGGGAGCGGGGTGTGTAGTGTGCAGTGTCGGCCGACGGCCTGTATAGGTCCGGTAACGGCTGCAGCTTCACATCTGCTTCCACGACCTGCTACGACGGGACATGCCTCAGGTAAAAACCGCAGTACAGATTTGCACTTGTTTCACATTTCAATTTCCCCAGTTAATTTTGATCTTTTAACACCCACAGACAACACAGAAGACCTCCAGAAGGCTGAAAGAAAAGGCtgaatgttgtaaataaaaaatgtatagtatatgaaaatatttcaagtctGAAGTGTCTTCTTTGGTTGCTATAATAGTActacatgtacagtattttgtaTTGCATTGTTACATTGGTCCTTCTCTCTAtgtatatgggtcattccagaattggaggacaatTTAGGCATCCTAACCTTTGAAAAAtctcatatttttctgtcatatatTTAAGAAAACCAGATAGCAAGCCATCAAATAATGTGATTCGGCCAGCTCAGGCATTAAAGTTacactttttatgaaatgttttatttgatgtgCGCCATGCATAGTACAATCCTGTTATGAATACTCAGGAACctgaaaaagtatatttttttcaaaaatgtttaataaatccttTACCATTAAGTAAAGAAGGCCACATGCACATTGGATAATCAATTAATTTCAGTTAAGACTTGACCTCGattaatttaaacaacttttgaaCTCTGGCATGCCCAACTTTTCagtatttgcttgttttttttaattaaattgcaaatatttgctcaaatctatttcaaattaaatcattCAAACCACTAAAAGTACAATAGGTCAAACCCTCATGAGTTTCGGAAAatcatttaagattattttgatAAAAATTATTTGGTAACGGTTGAAAT
This window of the Acanthochromis polyacanthus isolate Apoly-LR-REF ecotype Palm Island chromosome 8, KAUST_Apoly_ChrSc, whole genome shotgun sequence genome carries:
- the LOC127535181 gene encoding uncharacterized protein LOC127535181 isoform X1, producing MRQKLRRALSIRRKYRQLGTSCQPVLTSVMAAAIAAFRETISHGPTYVCTVCHRTMFPNQVKSCKRVKYSTNIDVAQACLTGTYVHVCDAECSSPCSVPAERLQEWICHNCDSHLSRGRMPTHAVANNLELAPIPLELAQLNVLERQLIAKILPFAKIIALLKGQQRAVHGAVVCVPSEVESVVNSLPRPLPEAQLLQVKLKRHIRFKGYQHFYTVNMKNVLVALEKLREQHSEYSDVTIDEQATFQNLLHDSDNECTDDAQWGEDSMLDEELLEAADSYTEPVLADFVSAAGTSRPEDDQTRNTDMPSPSTELENRSNDVTTETLLEESADDIDSQHDSVDAAQWGEDILDQELLQVSDSYQTNLAADIPIEQQEELRPGLALDTCMQPPDIAQEILSYGDGIFSVAPAQGNKPVGFFAIPKLEAMAFPVQFPTGENTLDEDRPIKLSPSRYFNARLFGADTRFAEDQTYLFFAQFVTETNLARGSMSIQMRKGKMRTKDGRAIKNSMLQDKEEVERLIQAKEAMRFMQPLRGTPAYWNKSLRDLHAMLRQLGKPTFFLTFSAAEMRWPEIIGVIRSQQGQTLGDFSELDWKAKCDILRSNPVTVMRMFEKRVDALMAKLILSPAQPIGEVEDYFYRVEFQARGSPHIHMLVWVKDAPVYGEDLDHTVCRFIDRHISCQMPDPEKDPELHKIVSEVQVHSRSHTGSCRKGNVVCRYGFPKLPFDITWITGPFAADVEMEDGQDQEEVMKERREQIRRQQREAKEKLRHLRELLMDPKASFESLSDLLRRCDLEHDAYLKCAENLTSGSVVMLKRQPNECWVNAYNPDLLRAWNANMDIQYVLDEYCCAMYMMSYITKPEHEMTEILNSVVKTSRESAFNQSEEMRNIMQAYAKHREVSAQEAVARTCSLPLKKCSRSVIFLSTDEEAMKMSLPMSRLKDMAPDSEEVWMLGVPDKYLFRPKTLEFQGMCLAEFASDYRVVYGEQAQGPSAIALLCDKGHIAKRTAGKPAVVRYARFSETKAPEKHFRRLLKLYLPHRSDDELNDGGRTSYEEFYKSRHDVKDIVEHNRKRFEGRGAGMDKALQNVQFGPVLNAWNTFAPEVEAERQECLELREKIPDEQDEDAVPDFEDLNVGEPVPRIEAPRLSPDFVRKMFQSLNETQACVFYAVRQWCLRRVWGQDPEPFHYFVSGGAGCGKSHVIKCIHEEATRILRQLPRFRDAADMSQPTVLLTAFTGTAAFNIAGKTLHSVLKLPRSLEPPYQGLGNALDELRATLSSVEILIIDEISMVSKKLFAYVNWRFQQLKGNRRPFGGISVLAVGDFYQLPPLGRAKPLCVYEETEFDLWRERFTMVNLTEIMRQKDDRAFAELLNRLRVKRKQDPLCAADRGLLMRAVSDGKDCPPGTLHVFATNKQVDGHNAATVASLLKGDVKIAAEDYRKDVATGRKVPVPNIKGTKRDLPDSIMAAEGARVMLIRNLNVEDGLVNGTFGTISTILPDRRDPKVVSFLGLRLDNTTAGQTLRKKLLGPSDDLVYVERSEESIGRKGGVVRRQFPVKLAFACTAHKVQGMTVTSAVVSLKRMFQPGMAYVALSRTTSLQGLTITDFDETKIYADPAITTALEDMRSASFQSVTPLLHRFNRTERPDAEVTIVHHNTQGLPSHMVDLKLHHELRLADVLCLTETHLSGSSVSSSFDLEGYTVFHRSRQACYTTCRDMASKAGGGVAVYCRSALMAEAPSCMGRVTDLECLVVKVEVPVKVLIATVYRPPDFGLQKFLPNLNALLDTLELLDHHPIVVCGDFNEDLLSRGKKSIRDALLSRGYNQLITESTTDKNTVIDHIYISQPEKCVQSGVLQTYYSYHSPVYCILTG